In Lutra lutra chromosome 5, mLutLut1.2, whole genome shotgun sequence, a single genomic region encodes these proteins:
- the LOC125100147 gene encoding T-cell-specific guanine nucleotide triphosphate-binding protein 2-like isoform X1: MGQSPSSQPSHGGDLASSFERFFKDFKMESKIISQEAIKSIQSSLKVGDLQSACSVINNALRDINNAPLSIAVTGESGTGKSSFINAIRGLQDEEEGAATTGPVETTMERTKYEHPKLPNVTLWDLPGIGTTKFPPHEYLEKMNFREYDFFIIISATRFKSNDAQLSSAIEKMKKNFYFVRTKIDSDLRNVKRCQPNKFNEQEILEQIRNDCVDKLKEANVSDPQVFLISSFELADYDFPRLESILLRDLPEHKRHIFMQHLPNITEATIDRKKDSLRQKVWLEAMKAGASAFVPMMGYISGNDMETLKDSLTLYRVFFGLDDSSLKIMAKDLDVSVEKLKENLKFPHLLSVEKDEESLGEKLRRYVEKFCAVSGGPIASGIYFNKIFYLQNFVLETVASDAKVLLKKQISKDFEDSGQACLPQDVGNENGKSKTASS; encoded by the coding sequence ATGGGTCAGTCCCCCTCTTCCCAACCCTCTCATGGTGGTGATTTGGCCTCCAGCTTTGAGAGGTTTTTTAAGGACTTCAAGATGGAAAGCAAAATCATCTCTCAGGAAGCCATCAAGTCAATTCAATCAAGCCTGAAAGTGGGGGACCTTCAGAGTGCATGTTCTGTCATCAATAATGCATTGAGAGATATCAATAATGCCCCACTGAGCATTGCTGTGACTGGGGAGTCTGGGACAGGGAAGTCCAGCTTCATCAATGCCATACGGGGTTTgcaggatgaggaggaaggggcTGCCACTACTGGGCCGGTAGAGACAACCATGGAGAGAACAAAATATGAACACCCAAAGCTTCCCAATGTGACATTATGGGACCTTCCTGGCATAGGGACCACTAAATTTCCGCCTCATGAGTATctggagaaaatgaattttagggaGTATGACTTCTTTATCATCATCTCTGCTACCCGCTTCAAAAGCAATGATGCACAACTGTCTTCAGCaattgaaaaaatgaagaagaatttcTACTTTGTTCGAACTAAAATAGACAGTGATTTGAGGAACGTAAAAAGGTGTCAACCCAACAAATTTAATGAACAAGAAATCCTGGAACAGATCCGCAATGACTGTGTGGATAAACTTAAAGAGGCCAATGTGAGTGATCCTCAGGTCTTCTTAATCTCCAGCTTTGAGTTGGCTGACTATGATTTCCCAAGGCTGGAGAGTATCCTTCTGAGGGACCTCCCAGAGCATAAGCGCCACATCTTTATGCAACACCTGCCGAATATTACTGAGGCCACCATTGACCGTAAGAAGGATTCCCTGAGACAGAAGGTCTGGCTGGAGGCCATGAAGGCTGGAGCATCGGCCTTTGTCCCTATGATGGGTTACATCAGTGGTAACGATATGGAGACTTTAAAGGACTCTTTAACCCTCTACAGGGTTTTCTTTGGGCTGGATGACTCATCCCTGAAAATCATGGCCAAGGACTTGGATGTATCGGTGGAGAAACTCAAGGAAAACCTTAAGTTTCCCCATTTGCTATCAGTTGAGAAGGATGAGGAATCCTTAGGAGAAAAACTGCGGAGATATGTGGAAAAATTCTGCGCTGTTAGTGGAGGACCCATTGCCTCTGGTATTTACTTTAATAAGATTTTCTACCTTCAAAATTTTGTCCTTGAGACTGTGGCGAGTGATGCAAAAGTTCTtcttaaaaaacagatttctaaGGACTTTGAGGACTCTGGGCAAGCCTGTTTACCTCAGGATGTTGGGAATGAAAATGGGAAAAGTAAGACAGCCAGCTCCTGA